The Triticum dicoccoides isolate Atlit2015 ecotype Zavitan chromosome 6A, WEW_v2.0, whole genome shotgun sequence genome has a window encoding:
- the LOC119318652 gene encoding uncharacterized protein LOC119318652, with protein sequence MDQGWASWFGAGVTSAFFASLERCSCINLSTDDDDDDAEEANDRPLMLAAPSDQPQLDTAPAPAVAAGKEEEQEQEQGPPLPPV encoded by the coding sequence ATGGATCAGGGCTGGGCGAGCTGGTTCGGCGCCGGCGTCACGTCCGCCTTCTTCGCCTCGCTCGAGCGCTGCTCCTGCATCAACCTCTccaccgacgacgacgacgacgacgccgaggAGGCCAACGACCGCCCCCTCATGCTCGCCGCCCCCTCCGACCAGCCCCAGCTCGacaccgcccccgcccccgccgtcgccgccggcaaggaggaggagcaggagcaggagcaggggCCTCCCCTCCCGCCCGTGTGA
- the LOC119318651 gene encoding electron transfer flavoprotein subunit beta, mitochondrial, with product MKILVAVKRVVDYAVKVRVRPDRTGVDTASVKMSMNPFCEIAVEEALRLREAGAASEVVAATVGPAQAADTLRTALAMGADRAVHVLHDPGPARPLLPLAVAKILRALALQENPGLLILGKQAIDDDCNQTGQMLAALLNWPQGTFASKVIIDKDKQRATVEREVDGGTETICLDLPAVITTDLRLNQPRYATLPNIMKAKSKVIKKVTPADLNVDVRSDMEVLRVDEPPKRKAGVILSSVDELLDKLKNEARVL from the exons atgaAGATCCTGGTGGCGGTGAAGCGGGTGGTGGACTACGCGGTGAAGGTGCgggtccggccggaccggacgggCGTCGACACGGCCAGCGTCAAGATGTCCATGAACCCCTTCTGCGAGATCGCCGTGGAGGAGGCGCTGCGGCTGCGCGAGGCCGGCGCCGCCTCCGAGGTCGTCGCCGCCACCGTCGGCCCCGCGCAGGCCGCCGACACGCTCCGCACCGCGCTCGCCATGGGCGCCGACCGCGCCGTCCACGTCCTCCACGACCCCGGCCCCGCCCGCCCGCTCCTCCCGCTCGCCGTCgccaagatcctccgcgccctcgcGCTCCAGGAGAACCCCGGCCTCCTCATCCTCGGCAAGCAG GCAATTGATGATGATTGCAACCAAACAGGACAAATGCTAGCTGCATTGCTCAACTGGCCACAGGGTACCTTCGCATCAAAG GTGATAATTGACAAGGATAAGCAAAGAGCTACTGTTGAGCGAGAGGTCGATGGTGGAACCGAGACAATCTGCTTGGATCTACCAGCAGTGATCAC CACTGATCTGAGACTGAACCAGCCCCGGTACGCGACGCTGCCCAACATAATGAAGGCAAAGTCGAAGGTGATCAAGAAAGTCACCCCCGCAGACCTGAACGTCGATGTCAGGTCAGACATGGAGGTGCTCCGGGTGGACGAGCCGCCAAAGAGGAAAGCCGGTGTGATCCTCTCGTCCGTTGACGAGCTCCTTGACAAACTGAAAAACGAAGCCCGCGTCCTGTAA